In one Mycobacteroides chelonae genomic region, the following are encoded:
- a CDS encoding transglycosylase family protein, with the protein MNYIRKTLTTRAAFGALAAALVAAPLALAGTASADPVNWDAIANCESGGNWGINTGNGYYGGLQFNMGTWRANGGSGSPHLASREEQIRIAENVLARQGIGAWPVCGRRG; encoded by the coding sequence ATGAATTACATCCGCAAAACGCTTACCACGCGTGCTGCTTTCGGGGCCCTGGCTGCTGCACTTGTCGCGGCTCCGCTGGCACTGGCTGGAACAGCGAGTGCGGATCCGGTCAACTGGGATGCCATCGCCAACTGCGAGTCCGGCGGCAACTGGGGAATCAACACCGGAAACGGCTACTACGGCGGTCTGCAGTTCAACATGGGCACCTGGCGTGCCAACGGCGGCTCCGGCTCCCCGCACCTCGCCTCGCGCGAGGAGCAGATCCGGATTGCCGAGAACGTGCTGGCCCGTCAGGGCATCGGCGCATGGCCCGTCTGCGGACGGCGCGGCTAG
- the mobA gene encoding molybdenum cofactor guanylyltransferase — translation MNQLAAVVLTGGASRRMGRDKAAIRWGGQTLTQCIVQTVGSRCAPVIVVRAPFQDIADVDAVIIADREPGQGPLVALGQGLRAAAHVGARRAFVCAVDMPLVRAALIEELATGTGRIVLATAEGRDHYLAAVYDVGLCDTIDELTNAGERRLGALVEHVGAQRISISDPNWVVNVNTEAELNALPPLP, via the coding sequence ATGAACCAACTCGCGGCGGTGGTGCTCACCGGCGGGGCGTCGCGCCGTATGGGGCGCGATAAGGCGGCCATCCGCTGGGGTGGGCAGACGCTGACACAATGCATCGTGCAGACGGTGGGTTCACGATGCGCACCGGTGATCGTGGTGCGCGCGCCGTTTCAGGACATTGCCGATGTGGACGCGGTCATCATCGCCGACCGTGAGCCCGGCCAGGGTCCACTGGTGGCGCTGGGGCAGGGGCTACGGGCCGCCGCGCACGTGGGCGCGCGCAGAGCCTTTGTCTGCGCCGTCGATATGCCGCTGGTGCGCGCGGCACTCATCGAGGAGCTCGCAACCGGCACCGGCCGCATCGTCCTTGCCACTGCCGAGGGCCGGGATCACTACCTGGCCGCCGTCTACGACGTAGGCCTATGCGACACCATTGATGAATTGACCAATGCCGGGGAACGCCGACTCGGTGCACTCGTTGAGCACGTTGGTGCGCAACGAATTTCGATATCCGACCCGAATTGGGTCGTGAACGTGAACACAGAGGCGGAGCTGAACGCGTTGCCACCTCTACCCTGA
- a CDS encoding YibE/F family protein, producing MSHSHSHSHAMSTGPAPLGSNAARIVVGLLATMGVAVLIGLVTLWPEHRTVDIPLPYQNAHGGAVTTESGTVLSTRLGECGSPSTGQVLTADPTGGQTPESTCALDLIAITSGPNSGAKTQLEFTSGGGQPTLAAGEHIRITRQVDAQGATTYSFYDYERTWPLVAVAAAFAIVICLVARWRGLRALVGILVAFLVLAVFLLPALRDGGPALPLALVASATILFVVIYLAHGVSMRTSAALLGTLTAMLFAAALSWAVIEVTHLTGLSDEQNNEVAAYMGGVSISGLLLAGFIIGSLGVLNDVTVTQASTVFELAELGDGSTRKDVFLGAMRVGRDHIASTVYTLVLAYAGNSLPLMLLFSVANRSLGDVLTSEGVAIEIARSAVGGIALVLSVPLTTAIAAALATPGKRTQPKAGMAA from the coding sequence GTGTCGCATTCTCATAGCCATTCCCACGCGATGTCGACTGGGCCGGCGCCTCTCGGATCCAACGCGGCCCGGATCGTGGTGGGCCTGCTCGCCACGATGGGTGTCGCGGTTCTCATCGGGCTGGTGACGTTGTGGCCTGAGCACCGCACCGTGGACATTCCGCTGCCCTACCAAAACGCGCACGGTGGCGCGGTGACCACGGAGTCGGGAACGGTGCTCTCGACGCGCCTCGGCGAATGCGGCAGTCCATCCACCGGGCAGGTGCTGACCGCCGATCCCACCGGGGGACAGACCCCCGAATCAACATGTGCGCTCGACCTGATCGCCATCACGTCCGGCCCGAATTCGGGTGCGAAGACCCAGCTGGAATTCACCTCTGGCGGGGGACAACCGACTCTTGCCGCGGGCGAGCACATCCGGATCACCAGACAGGTCGACGCGCAGGGCGCCACCACCTACAGCTTCTACGACTACGAACGCACCTGGCCGCTGGTCGCTGTCGCCGCGGCGTTCGCGATCGTCATCTGCCTGGTGGCGCGCTGGCGTGGGCTCCGCGCGTTGGTGGGCATCCTGGTGGCGTTCCTGGTGCTGGCGGTGTTCCTGCTTCCGGCGCTGCGGGACGGCGGGCCCGCCTTGCCACTGGCCCTGGTCGCGTCGGCGACGATCCTGTTCGTGGTCATCTACCTTGCCCACGGTGTCAGCATGCGTACCAGTGCGGCGCTCCTGGGCACGCTCACCGCGATGCTTTTCGCGGCGGCCCTGTCCTGGGCCGTCATCGAGGTGACGCACCTGACCGGTCTGTCCGACGAGCAGAACAACGAAGTCGCCGCGTACATGGGGGGAGTGTCGATATCGGGGCTGCTGCTGGCCGGGTTCATCATCGGTTCGCTGGGTGTCCTCAACGATGTGACCGTCACCCAGGCCTCAACGGTCTTCGAACTGGCAGAGCTGGGCGACGGTTCTACGCGCAAGGACGTGTTCCTCGGTGCCATGCGGGTGGGGCGCGATCACATCGCCAGTACGGTCTACACCCTCGTGCTCGCCTATGCGGGTAACTCGCTACCGCTCATGTTGTTGTTCAGTGTCGCCAATCGATCCCTGGGGGATGTGCTGACCAGTGAGGGTGTGGCGATCGAGATCGCCCGATCCGCGGTCGGTGGTATCGCCTTGGTGCTGTCTGTTCCGTTGACGACCGCGATCGCAGCGGCCCTGGCGACTCCGGGCAAGCGCACCCAACCGAAGGCGGGCATGGCGGCCTAA
- a CDS encoding VOC family protein yields MSHPEPAPSASLKDFCIDAIQPVPVAKFWAAAIGGEADIDEAGEALIRRGKDVDIWVNRVPEAKSVKNRVHFDVYARAAEDLVALGATVLTQEPEWVVMADVEGNEFCAFLDPELESDTPAKLFAVCTDSDKPVEIAQWWHGLVGGTITPGPDGTLRWLRGAAGWGELIWKFVRVADERVVKNRWHWDVRADAAELVHDGARALRGPDTDIRWTVLTDPDGNEFCAFG; encoded by the coding sequence GTGTCCCACCCCGAGCCCGCGCCCAGCGCCAGCCTCAAGGACTTCTGTATCGACGCGATACAGCCCGTTCCCGTCGCCAAGTTCTGGGCGGCGGCCATCGGCGGCGAGGCCGATATCGACGAGGCCGGTGAGGCGCTGATCCGGCGCGGCAAAGACGTGGACATCTGGGTCAATCGCGTCCCGGAGGCCAAGTCCGTCAAGAACCGTGTGCATTTCGATGTCTACGCCCGTGCTGCCGAAGATCTCGTCGCGTTGGGCGCGACGGTGCTGACGCAGGAGCCGGAATGGGTCGTGATGGCCGACGTAGAGGGCAACGAGTTCTGTGCGTTTCTGGACCCCGAACTCGAAAGTGATACGCCTGCAAAACTTTTCGCGGTGTGCACCGATAGTGACAAACCCGTCGAAATCGCTCAGTGGTGGCATGGGCTCGTGGGTGGAACGATTACACCCGGGCCCGACGGCACACTGCGGTGGCTGCGTGGCGCCGCCGGCTGGGGTGAGCTGATCTGGAAATTTGTCCGGGTTGCCGATGAGCGCGTGGTGAAGAACCGCTGGCACTGGGATGTTCGCGCCGATGCCGCTGAATTGGTGCACGACGGCGCCCGCGCGCTGCGCGGTCCCGATACCGATATCCGCTGGACCGTGCTGACCGACCCAGATGGAAACGAGTTCTGCGCCTTCGGTTAG